In Ilumatobacter fluminis, the following proteins share a genomic window:
- a CDS encoding VWD domain-containing protein, giving the protein MPNASSLNYVAGSVVANEVVAKVSADGTVCVRTHADTHLIADITGYVTVPDDPDPDPDPYPTEELEPGWHIMPDSVFLTAPGQSDTARMVHIGADGQPSGRLVPSGTTVTPVGANPFDVERAGADIEITEGGIGATPFAVAIPGVDEPLLLWATSARLRSGVELIPADDFVTPNDLPGTDGFAPFTTAEIGARTSFDGSGDVISWAVAGGYAPVVLEGAAPVTGTVFVASDGSTMFGRVIERPGAPTLERGGRSLITVELAELTDVYTELDGAVDAAEMFEAGLLGEIGGGELVCTGPDCPPAAPSASALRVIEALPEADGNDEPRCVAGLGAGITSLTPPTITNGIAPVGGMRATVSGNELYRFEMQYGIGGSLTLGMGVKAQGSISFDFTCTVTTLPSARFPVIPALAAVFVATMEPTVKLGLNASVSGGPSLEASVTCGVSFEYSYGFTYVPGDGFDPRETVEHPEPTCTPKLAAQWETGPSTIQVSITPSLNGEIGIDVGGSVLTWLGRQFDVDDLGRLKLIGLSAATELRAKWENEDQVRVAKAGASEVGVHLNVGASILFTSVNNALEALGIPVTVSFPALVYTQPIAQLYSTYNKTGSPTISLNGEIQSGGALVVQVEPDDELEVGGFLAQAPAIGAFLLPGPLLPTEIVDGALFIKDSDGEWIKRGGMSFTTSPSGFDPDVEELTGTLTITEDLCEELGDSARDAMVLAEQKMGPLGIFGYLEEFALRCGSSLEFEADQLQIPTPEGATSSSVDLVPGALADTLWKIDDTDPIPDWLTVNPTTGTFDDQDTPTPITVSVDCATILDSGSSSQLYTLTATTDDDAIEEPLVDTLPISVTCDFFRIVEDEVIGGSPVNFATDGYLDDEWTSSELDPSSGFLRGQSSTSDEDSVLSATTPPDNRVPDPIPPPGCAAGVPGQADLPELRFPVSATTSHRGFDTVTVIWEERPGFPPEPGQPCPPPPPGPPGGPGGTGGTGGTGGPGGSGGSGGSGTSTGGGWGDPHMITFDGLTYDSQTLGEYLYAGPLDDDPAAPRVYARHEFTSAASALLPTSITAVAVAVDDHVVEVYGREADELRIDGVPTVIASGESVELSDTATLRRSGTDYVVDHPLMTVQIQPGAHIDVEITVYDDGTFGGLIGIADGDPANDIIERDPDLPVESWTSYAVADARADGDLVIAIAESWRITEPDESPFSIPSDAFDDISPPRPGSELLEPYRVQAREMLAAVDAFCTGDTGAGAYAVDVFAIELAIGNDPALLGCTFEVNGRVVTDVPQLPVTRAEVQIDAPGLAPCVVTTASDGGFRCRLGLDSAEIAAGELTLPVDLTAVVTPRGAAAPAATVAVALDEPAPFNGYRAVDTGDIVVPVGTTKTLLLAGDLTALGEPVTQSTGVDVVARDDAGTAVLTRRLNVTPDGTGAYDTAVALPLDVTDVEVVWKYGMPGDPFPSASFDGLVPGTNSRRFDAAYEPVTVELSGTMLYNGQPDPAARIDVRSTRSDGSTRTLGYPVTADGAGAYSVDIVLPVAAAEVEFSGVFGSSVDPPVTATWTPPATGSASTTFDAIVDAPVLVVSGTVHRNGAVVRPTVFEIVASTGAGEFTDRRTTYPDPVDGSYSFDVDLPSSATAATVRALIGVAASDHPETTVESLVDGANPVAFVVDLGTPTLRLSGVATGGGVPWTSGFAVVVEADGFSTTSYASPAADGSYGLDVDLPLGTTDVDVVARIGYSADDWVATTFSGLGSGVNDRDLDPAVVATGIALSGALSLDGIPAASPVSLYLRGLDAGGDVVAYRTPVVTPTDGDYEGTTVFPPNVASVQAWAAVGWFPYQRPWQQFDDLVTGRNDLEMDDHAVTRSIAITGSITSGSGFVAGPLDLVVTSQIPLPDGGTDERVDRRRVTASYTDGTFAVDVLVPEVASSATIVAEVGPDPVDYPTLTIDPLSPGTNPAELTGDVPLSVEIELTAVLADADGPVTEPTSLRYITRDGSNIVIGDETIDIVPSSEGIAVVDIETLNVVRSIEVSRVVGLPGEPPPTTTFTGLRPGTNEVTFVDVYDPPVLTLSGTATRNGEPIVDDLELEFAVGDGALGATSFATTVTPGPDGTFSVERIFARGTTTTDVTITSPDSGDPVAQATVALSDGSQTASLDLVSARPQLELAGVALLGDAPPSGDVQFDLVLRGGEPDEQRSFDVDPDANGDYALDAGLLPHWVESATVTARIGFDPDDWPTQEIPALTPGPNLVTFDAIADVQLLDISGTIELGEAAYDQPFYLRIFTRDTDGLHIDSPQFLVEPDENGAYSYRYETPAEAAEVDLRASVFPIGGGSDAIVLQTFGPLDGGLNAIAFDPTFDLRAIRLSGTLLQDGAPQSAQQSFQIRTYTEGSSNIATTRVAATGPLDGSGGYVGDVVVLPADTTRVEVGINYPLPRNGGTWTSGNNAVYQTTDLAVPGYNEIDFSEDYVPNIVRMSGTFERDGNPITDEVTLSVTWRQYFPGSGVYPQTQTYTVTPDAQGDYSIDLYGARLANAVGVDVQIGVTAEDHPSVVLDPIAPGVDLLEFDVDYLTTTLELSGVLGYLGTPPSGTETLRIYTYDGFPGQQLGTVYATIDPDDVTGAYSTTVQIPSASVQATVQLEYGTFFETYERFVSSFSPLTPGTSHAFTFDAATTSIDLSGSVDESGVPFTNGSFALAIAAYDGAVELDPDVRDGMANLTTDGSGDYSTTVFLPAGTDRLVLTTSLGGVAPVEVTGFPSPGHVARTVDFSSSGIGSVTVSGTLTQDGAPIVGTQPSVTVTAITAEDDGDGPFYAGEEDSESITVSTDAGDGSFSELFDVGTTADFIQVAVIFPDAPDVPYIRNFDVRGLADPWSVSVDIDHSANRLEYSAFVEIYDEDEDRTDECAYGYEPFIFDLTVFAYDGEVGSPGVTATEVLSMPVIPAGDWYWDDSQIDAVVALPPGTLDVVFDIATWPYYFDDTVADANFGYAFAFGTVVDGGVTEIDDYVIADCDPIDVGF; this is encoded by the coding sequence GGACCCATGCCGACACCCACCTGATCGCCGACATCACCGGCTACGTCACCGTGCCCGACGATCCCGACCCCGACCCGGACCCATACCCGACCGAGGAACTCGAGCCCGGGTGGCACATCATGCCCGACAGCGTGTTCCTCACCGCTCCCGGTCAATCCGACACGGCCCGAATGGTCCACATCGGCGCTGACGGGCAGCCGTCCGGGAGGTTGGTCCCGAGCGGTACGACGGTCACCCCGGTCGGAGCGAACCCGTTCGACGTCGAGCGAGCAGGGGCCGACATCGAAATCACCGAGGGCGGGATCGGAGCGACCCCGTTTGCGGTTGCCATTCCCGGTGTCGACGAACCGCTCTTGCTCTGGGCGACGTCGGCTCGCCTGCGTTCGGGCGTCGAGCTGATTCCTGCGGACGACTTCGTCACGCCGAACGATCTCCCGGGTACGGATGGCTTCGCTCCCTTCACGACCGCTGAGATCGGGGCGCGAACGAGCTTCGACGGTTCCGGCGATGTCATCTCGTGGGCCGTGGCCGGTGGATACGCGCCCGTCGTCCTGGAGGGCGCGGCGCCTGTCACGGGCACGGTCTTCGTGGCCTCCGACGGGTCCACGATGTTCGGAAGGGTCATCGAACGTCCCGGTGCGCCGACGCTGGAACGCGGCGGGCGCTCGCTCATTACCGTCGAGCTGGCCGAGCTCACCGACGTGTACACCGAACTCGACGGGGCCGTCGATGCCGCAGAGATGTTCGAAGCCGGACTGCTCGGCGAGATCGGTGGTGGCGAACTCGTCTGCACGGGGCCGGACTGCCCGCCTGCCGCACCCTCGGCGAGCGCACTGCGAGTGATCGAAGCGCTCCCGGAGGCCGACGGGAACGACGAACCTCGGTGCGTGGCGGGTCTCGGTGCCGGCATCACATCGCTGACTCCGCCCACGATCACCAACGGCATCGCCCCGGTCGGCGGCATGAGGGCCACGGTGTCCGGCAACGAGCTGTACCGATTCGAGATGCAGTACGGCATCGGTGGGTCGCTCACCCTCGGCATGGGCGTCAAGGCACAGGGGAGCATCTCCTTCGACTTCACCTGCACGGTGACGACGCTGCCCAGCGCCAGGTTCCCGGTGATTCCGGCGTTGGCAGCGGTCTTCGTTGCCACGATGGAGCCGACCGTCAAGCTCGGACTCAACGCTTCGGTGTCTGGAGGTCCCAGCCTCGAAGCCTCCGTGACATGCGGCGTCAGCTTCGAGTACTCCTACGGCTTCACCTATGTGCCGGGCGACGGGTTCGACCCGCGCGAGACCGTCGAGCATCCGGAGCCGACCTGCACGCCCAAGCTCGCAGCCCAATGGGAAACCGGACCGTCGACGATCCAGGTGTCTATCACGCCGAGCCTGAACGGCGAGATCGGCATTGACGTCGGTGGCAGCGTGCTCACCTGGCTCGGTCGACAGTTCGACGTCGATGACCTCGGCCGACTCAAGCTGATCGGGCTGAGCGCGGCGACCGAGCTGCGCGCAAAGTGGGAGAACGAGGATCAGGTGCGCGTGGCGAAGGCCGGCGCCTCCGAGGTCGGTGTGCATCTCAACGTCGGTGCATCGATCCTGTTCACGTCCGTCAACAATGCGCTCGAGGCACTCGGTATCCCCGTGACGGTGTCGTTCCCGGCCCTCGTGTACACACAACCGATCGCTCAGCTCTACTCGACGTACAACAAGACGGGATCGCCGACGATCTCACTCAACGGTGAGATTCAGTCCGGGGGCGCCCTCGTCGTCCAGGTCGAACCCGACGACGAGCTCGAGGTCGGTGGATTCCTCGCCCAGGCGCCGGCGATCGGGGCGTTCCTGTTGCCAGGACCTCTGTTGCCGACCGAGATCGTCGATGGCGCTCTCTTCATCAAGGACTCGGACGGCGAGTGGATCAAACGGGGCGGGATGTCGTTCACGACCTCACCTTCCGGATTCGACCCGGACGTGGAGGAACTGACGGGCACGCTGACGATCACCGAAGACCTCTGTGAGGAACTGGGCGACAGCGCTCGCGACGCCATGGTGCTCGCCGAGCAGAAGATGGGCCCGCTCGGCATCTTCGGATACCTCGAGGAGTTTGCGCTCCGCTGCGGCTCCTCGCTCGAGTTCGAGGCGGACCAACTCCAGATCCCGACGCCGGAGGGAGCTACATCGTCCAGCGTCGACCTCGTTCCCGGTGCCCTCGCCGACACGCTCTGGAAGATCGATGACACCGATCCGATCCCCGACTGGTTGACCGTCAACCCGACGACGGGGACGTTCGACGATCAGGACACGCCGACGCCGATCACCGTCTCGGTCGACTGCGCGACGATTCTCGACTCCGGGTCCTCCTCGCAGTTGTACACCCTGACGGCGACCACGGACGACGACGCCATCGAGGAACCGCTCGTCGACACGCTGCCGATCTCGGTCACCTGCGACTTCTTCCGAATCGTCGAAGACGAGGTGATCGGCGGTTCGCCGGTGAACTTCGCCACCGACGGCTACCTCGACGACGAGTGGACGAGTTCCGAACTCGATCCGTCGAGTGGCTTTTTGCGCGGGCAGTCGAGCACGTCCGACGAGGACTCGGTCCTGTCGGCGACGACGCCGCCCGACAACCGCGTCCCCGATCCGATCCCACCGCCCGGGTGTGCCGCCGGCGTCCCGGGGCAGGCCGACCTACCCGAACTCCGGTTCCCGGTCTCGGCAACGACGAGTCACCGAGGATTCGACACGGTCACGGTGATCTGGGAAGAGCGTCCGGGCTTCCCGCCGGAGCCCGGGCAGCCGTGCCCGCCGCCCCCGCCCGGTCCGCCGGGAGGTCCCGGTGGCACCGGCGGCACGGGTGGAACCGGCGGTCCGGGCGGATCCGGCGGATCCGGTGGTTCCGGCACGAGCACCGGCGGCGGTTGGGGCGACCCGCACATGATCACGTTCGACGGACTCACCTACGACAGCCAGACCCTCGGCGAGTACTTGTACGCCGGCCCGCTCGACGATGACCCCGCCGCGCCCCGCGTCTACGCCCGCCACGAGTTCACATCCGCGGCGTCGGCGCTGCTCCCGACGTCGATCACGGCCGTTGCCGTCGCCGTCGACGACCACGTCGTCGAGGTGTACGGACGCGAGGCGGACGAACTCCGGATCGACGGGGTGCCCACCGTGATCGCCTCCGGTGAGTCGGTCGAGTTGTCCGACACGGCGACGCTCCGCCGCAGCGGCACCGACTACGTGGTCGACCATCCGCTGATGACCGTCCAGATCCAACCGGGGGCTCACATCGACGTCGAGATCACCGTGTACGACGACGGCACGTTCGGCGGACTCATCGGTATCGCCGACGGCGATCCGGCCAACGACATCATCGAACGCGATCCCGACCTCCCGGTCGAGTCGTGGACGTCGTACGCCGTTGCGGACGCCCGCGCCGACGGCGATCTCGTCATCGCCATCGCCGAGTCGTGGCGGATCACCGAACCCGATGAGTCCCCGTTCTCGATCCCGTCCGACGCGTTCGACGACATCAGCCCGCCGCGCCCCGGTTCGGAGTTGCTCGAGCCGTATCGCGTGCAAGCACGCGAGATGCTCGCGGCGGTCGACGCCTTCTGCACCGGTGACACCGGAGCCGGGGCGTACGCCGTCGACGTGTTCGCCATCGAACTCGCGATCGGCAACGATCCGGCCCTGCTCGGCTGCACGTTCGAGGTCAACGGTCGCGTCGTCACCGATGTGCCGCAGCTGCCCGTCACGAGGGCAGAGGTGCAGATCGATGCCCCCGGACTCGCCCCGTGCGTCGTCACCACGGCCTCCGACGGCGGATTCCGGTGTCGGCTCGGGCTCGACTCGGCCGAGATCGCTGCCGGCGAACTGACGTTGCCGGTCGATCTGACGGCTGTCGTCACACCTCGAGGCGCAGCCGCGCCGGCCGCCACGGTCGCCGTCGCGCTCGACGAGCCGGCGCCGTTCAACGGCTATCGGGCGGTCGACACCGGCGACATCGTCGTGCCGGTCGGTACGACCAAGACGCTGTTGCTCGCCGGTGACCTGACAGCGCTCGGCGAACCGGTCACCCAGTCGACCGGTGTCGACGTCGTCGCCCGAGACGACGCCGGGACGGCCGTCCTGACGCGCCGACTGAACGTCACTCCCGACGGCACCGGCGCCTACGACACGGCGGTCGCGCTCCCGCTCGACGTCACCGACGTCGAGGTCGTCTGGAAGTACGGGATGCCGGGCGACCCGTTCCCCTCGGCGTCGTTCGACGGTCTCGTTCCCGGCACCAACAGCCGACGGTTCGACGCGGCGTACGAGCCGGTGACCGTCGAACTCTCCGGCACGATGCTGTACAACGGTCAGCCCGACCCCGCTGCCCGGATCGACGTGCGCAGCACCCGATCGGACGGATCGACGCGAACGCTTGGTTACCCGGTGACCGCCGACGGCGCCGGTGCGTACTCGGTCGACATCGTCCTCCCGGTCGCAGCGGCCGAGGTCGAGTTCTCCGGGGTGTTCGGATCCTCCGTCGACCCGCCGGTTACGGCCACCTGGACGCCACCAGCGACGGGCTCGGCCTCCACGACGTTCGATGCGATCGTCGACGCTCCGGTGCTCGTCGTGTCGGGCACCGTGCACCGCAACGGGGCAGTGGTCCGCCCGACCGTCTTCGAGATCGTTGCATCGACCGGTGCGGGAGAGTTCACCGACCGCCGGACCACGTATCCCGACCCGGTCGACGGGTCGTACTCGTTCGACGTCGACCTGCCGAGTTCCGCCACCGCTGCAACGGTGCGAGCGCTGATCGGGGTCGCAGCGTCGGACCATCCCGAGACGACCGTGGAGTCCCTCGTCGACGGCGCCAATCCTGTCGCGTTCGTCGTCGATCTCGGAACGCCGACGCTCCGGCTGTCCGGTGTCGCGACCGGCGGCGGCGTCCCGTGGACCAGTGGTTTCGCGGTCGTCGTCGAGGCCGACGGCTTCTCGACGACGTCGTACGCCTCGCCGGCCGCCGACGGCTCCTACGGCCTCGACGTCGACCTGCCGCTCGGCACGACCGACGTCGACGTCGTCGCTCGGATCGGCTACTCGGCCGACGACTGGGTGGCCACGACCTTCAGCGGTCTCGGCTCCGGCGTGAACGACCGCGACCTCGACCCTGCGGTCGTCGCCACCGGTATCGCGCTCTCCGGAGCGCTTTCTCTCGACGGCATCCCGGCCGCGTCGCCGGTGTCGTTGTACCTACGCGGGCTCGATGCGGGCGGCGACGTCGTCGCCTACCGCACCCCGGTCGTCACGCCGACCGACGGCGACTACGAGGGAACCACCGTGTTCCCGCCGAACGTCGCATCGGTGCAGGCCTGGGCGGCCGTGGGATGGTTCCCGTACCAGCGTCCTTGGCAGCAGTTCGACGATCTCGTCACCGGACGCAACGACCTCGAGATGGACGACCATGCGGTGACCAGGTCGATCGCGATCACGGGCTCGATCACATCGGGTTCGGGCTTCGTCGCCGGACCGCTCGATCTCGTGGTGACGTCGCAGATCCCCCTGCCCGATGGTGGTACCGACGAGCGCGTCGACCGGCGCCGGGTGACAGCGAGCTACACCGACGGCACGTTCGCCGTCGACGTGTTGGTCCCCGAAGTCGCTTCCTCGGCGACGATCGTCGCCGAGGTGGGTCCTGACCCCGTCGACTACCCGACACTGACGATCGACCCGCTGTCGCCGGGCACCAACCCCGCCGAACTGACCGGCGACGTTCCGCTGTCGGTCGAGATCGAGCTCACGGCGGTGCTCGCCGACGCCGACGGCCCCGTGACCGAGCCGACATCACTGCGATACATCACTCGCGATGGCTCGAACATCGTCATCGGCGACGAGACGATCGACATCGTTCCCTCCAGTGAGGGCATCGCCGTCGTCGACATCGAGACCTTGAACGTGGTCCGGTCGATCGAGGTCTCCCGCGTCGTCGGGCTCCCCGGGGAGCCGCCGCCGACGACGACCTTCACCGGTCTTCGGCCGGGTACGAACGAGGTGACCTTCGTCGACGTCTACGACCCGCCCGTGCTGACGCTGTCCGGAACGGCCACGCGCAACGGCGAGCCGATCGTCGACGACCTCGAGCTCGAGTTCGCCGTCGGTGACGGTGCCCTCGGGGCGACGTCGTTCGCGACCACGGTCACGCCCGGACCCGACGGCACTTTCTCGGTCGAGCGGATCTTCGCCCGCGGCACGACCACGACCGACGTGACGATCACCTCACCCGACTCGGGCGACCCGGTCGCCCAGGCGACCGTTGCGCTCTCCGACGGATCCCAGACCGCTTCCCTCGACCTCGTGTCGGCGCGGCCGCAGCTCGAGCTCGCCGGCGTCGCCCTGCTCGGCGATGCCCCGCCGAGCGGCGACGTGCAGTTCGATCTGGTGCTGCGGGGCGGCGAGCCCGACGAACAGCGCTCGTTCGACGTCGATCCGGATGCCAACGGTGACTACGCGCTCGACGCCGGACTCCTCCCGCACTGGGTCGAGTCGGCGACCGTCACCGCACGAATCGGCTTCGACCCCGACGACTGGCCGACGCAGGAGATCCCGGCGCTGACGCCCGGGCCCAACCTGGTGACGTTCGACGCCATCGCCGATGTGCAGCTGCTCGATATCAGCGGCACGATCGAACTCGGTGAGGCGGCGTACGACCAGCCCTTCTATCTCCGCATCTTCACCCGAGATACCGACGGTCTGCACATCGACTCGCCGCAGTTCCTCGTCGAGCCCGACGAGAACGGCGCGTACAGCTACCGGTACGAGACCCCCGCGGAGGCTGCCGAGGTCGACCTGCGAGCCAGCGTGTTTCCCATCGGTGGTGGATCGGACGCGATCGTCCTCCAGACGTTCGGACCGCTCGACGGCGGCCTGAACGCGATCGCGTTCGATCCGACGTTCGACCTCCGGGCGATCCGACTCAGCGGCACATTGCTCCAGGACGGCGCTCCCCAGTCGGCCCAACAGTCGTTCCAGATCCGGACCTATACGGAGGGCTCCTCGAACATTGCGACGACGAGGGTCGCGGCGACCGGGCCGCTCGACGGGTCCGGCGGCTACGTCGGCGACGTCGTCGTGCTCCCCGCCGACACCACCCGAGTCGAGGTCGGGATCAACTATCCGCTGCCGCGCAACGGCGGGACGTGGACGTCGGGGAACAACGCCGTCTACCAGACCACCGATCTTGCGGTTCCGGGCTACAACGAGATCGATTTCTCGGAGGACTACGTCCCGAACATCGTCCGGATGAGCGGAACGTTCGAACGGGACGGCAACCCGATCACCGACGAGGTGACGCTGTCGGTGACGTGGCGCCAGTACTTCCCGGGCTCCGGTGTGTATCCGCAGACCCAGACCTACACGGTGACGCCGGACGCCCAGGGTGACTACTCGATCGATCTGTACGGTGCCCGCCTCGCGAATGCGGTCGGGGTCGACGTGCAGATCGGTGTGACCGCCGAGGATCATCCGAGTGTCGTCCTCGATCCGATCGCTCCAGGCGTCGACCTGCTCGAGTTCGACGTCGACTACCTGACGACGACGCTCGAGCTGTCAGGCGTGCTCGGTTACCTCGGGACCCCACCGAGCGGCACCGAGACGCTCCGGATCTACACGTACGACGGGTTCCCCGGCCAGCAGCTCGGCACCGTCTACGCGACGATCGACCCCGACGACGTCACCGGTGCGTACAGCACGACGGTCCAGATCCCCTCGGCATCCGTGCAGGCCACGGTGCAGCTGGAGTACGGCACGTTCTTCGAGACGTACGAACGCTTCGTGTCGTCGTTCTCGCCGCTCACCCCCGGCACGTCGCACGCGTTCACCTTCGACGCCGCCACGACGTCGATCGACCTGAGCGGCTCGGTCGACGAGAGCGGTGTCCCGTTCACCAACGGCTCGTTCGCGCTCGCGATCGCTGCGTACGACGGCGCCGTCGAGCTCGACCCCGACGTCCGCGACGGCATGGCGAACCTCACGACCGACGGGTCCGGCGACTACTCCACCACGGTGTTCCTGCCGGCCGGGACCGACCGGTTGGTGCTCACGACGTCGCTCGGGGGAGTGGCGCCGGTC